In the Mytilus galloprovincialis chromosome 10, xbMytGall1.hap1.1, whole genome shotgun sequence genome, one interval contains:
- the LOC143047939 gene encoding baculoviral IAP repeat-containing protein 7-B-like, with product MLSTMNTTMNRLNIHDHHRGYDEVPQHPLDRLEPLRNSETRRKNTFNSWPKDALIDCKDLCKDGFYYMGQSDKVQCAYCGGVLSGWKRGDNVHDQHKRHFGKCPMVTDIQIDGSDEYDDSDLETDGQGYDSDYNKHINSIPTTNQQVAPKDLHQPHNFGDLNHDINERSIPESMVPKVYNTKYSLYSQRMESYEKWPKDHFLKPDELASAGLYYKDSEDKCQCFLCGGILAEWDEGDIPKDEHKRWFPKCYNSMNNESE from the exons atgctttcaacaatgaacacaacAATGAACAGACTGAATATACATGATCACCATAGGGGATATGATGAGGTACCACAACATCCCTTAGACCGATTAGAACCTCTGAGAAATAGTGAAACCAGAagaaaaaacacttttaataGCTGGCCTAAAGATGCTTTAATCGATTGTAAGGATTTATGTAAAGATGGATTTTACTACATGGGACAGAGTGACAAAGTTCAGTGTGCATATTGTGGGGGAGTATTAAGTGGGTGGAAGAGAGGTGATAATGTTCATGACCAACATAAAAGACATTTTGGGAAGTGTCCAATGGTAACAGATATTCAGATAGATGGAAGTGATGAGTATGATGACAGTGACCTTGAGACTGATGGTCAGGGATATGACAGCGATTATAACAAACACATAAACTCAATTCCAACAACAAACCAGCAAGTCGCCCCTAAAGATTTACATCAACCACATAATTTTGGAGATTTAAATCATGACATTAATGAAAGATCTATACCTGAAAGCATGGTACCAAAGGTTTACAATACAAAATATTCCTTGTACAGTCAACGAATGGAAAGTTATGAAAAATGGCCAAAAGATCATTTTTTAAAACCTGATGAACTTGCATCTGCAGGGCTATATTACAAAG ATTCAGAGGATAAGTGCCAATGTTTCCTGTGTGGAGGCATACTAGCAGAATGGGATGAGGGAGATATACCAAAAGATGAGCACAAAAGATGGTTTCCAAAGTGTTATAACAGCATGAACAATGAGTCAGAGTGA